The Saccharomyces mikatae IFO 1815 strain IFO1815 genome assembly, chromosome: 15 DNA window TCGGCAGTAATCGGAGCgctttcatcttcaaatcCATATGGGTCCTCATCATAATACTTTTCCGAGTTAGCAACGTCAGACatctttattgttttttttttactacttgttttcttttctgttgTCCCTGAGTTTCTATAATATGGAGCTTATACGATGTCTTGTTTCCGTTCTTGTGTTCTGTATTTTAGTTGTTAACTAttaatttcttcctttGAAATATACGATATACAAAAATTATGCGAACCGTTTGCAAATCTGAGGAAAAGAAGTGAGTGCGATATCCAAATACCCTAATGTAATAAAGCTGCTCCCTACTTAGAGAAAACACTATCCGTTATAGTTGCTGAAAGTAGTGGCCAGCTTACTATTGCATGAATTACCACctatttcttgtttgttTGCCACTTTTTCAACTGCTAACTACGAGgaagtgaaaaagaaaaaaatagaaaagcgaaaaaaatcattttAAACGCCTTGTAGGGTAACAGTATACTTTTAGATTGGCGCTAATCATGTGCTGCAGTACAGGATTTTTACATAATATGTTATCTCAATGAGGAACTACTACGTTAGGCAGTAGCTAAGGAATACTACGACCAACACATAAATTATCCATCGAGTCATTATATTTCCAAAGGTTAAGCACCAATCCTGCACTACAAGAATAGTCACTGGGGTGCACTTTTTTattggtattttttttcaatgtaaTGTACTGTTAGAACaactctattttttttctctttatgCATCCTTTCATTATGTTCATTGTACCACGTTTAACTATAGCGTGATTCTATAAATCTTTGAGGAAgggcaaaaaaaatcattaaCGTATTACTAAGAAAGAAcgatattatttatttattattttgtttcttaaaAATGCATACACATGCATAGATACTTATGGTGACTTTTGTATCTTGTGAACTCAGTTTTGTCTCACGCCTCAGACATACTGGTTACTTTATAGATTACTACGATggcaagaaaaaggaaaactaCTCTAATCCAGTTCTGCTCTTTCCTCTAAAATGTCCTCCATAAAATCATAGTCATTGGGAAACTCCGTGCTTGTATAATTCTGTTCAAAAGACGACGATTGTTGTGAAGATTTTTGGTACGCGGCTCCATTCTTTGTAGATTCACGATTACCGttttgatattgatttCTGTCGCCTTGTGGTTTATCTATTACAAAGGGTCTCACTCTCGTCAAAATCAGATTCTGTAGGAAATCAGAAGCTTTTGATAAGTAGTATGTACGTGGAAATTCGTATCTTTCCGTTACAGAGATTAGAATCTGGGTTAATTTACCAAATAAGAATTTGTCATTGGTGTCATCCGCAAACCAAATATTATAAATAGAAGAGAACAGTAGGTAACTGTTAAAGTTTGGCTCTGTTATCTTATTAAGGAACCCAGTAATCTTGCCTTGAGATTCCATAAACCCAATGAAATCATATACCAATTCTCTTGTTAAGCAAATACTTCCAAACAACATCAGTAAAGAGGTGAACGgtaagaaattcaaaaaggCATCGATAGGAGTATAGAGATAAATAAAGTGTATGAATTCGTAAAGACTCCAATATTTTAGCAGCGATTTATAAATTGTGATGACCACTGGAGATTGGCCTAATGAAGTAGCGGTTTTAGCAGCACTTGCCTTTGAGAAGTTAATGGAAGACGTCAGATAAACCACTTCAAGTGTTAGTTGCAACGGAATGGCCACCGAGGTaagcaaaaataaaggCCATAAGATTAAGTTAAACATAGCTTTCTAGGATGTAATGAAAGACAGCGGGGAGGATGTTGGGaagcaaaacaaaaagaaagagtactctgaattttttatattcgATTTGATTAATTACTAATGTCGAGTTTGGATCGAActaaaaatcaaaatgatACAATGTTACTCTTGCACGTGTACTTCGTTGCTTAGAAAAGCTGTGTTCCACACACATTATCTTTTGTACGATTCTGAGCAGTAAAATCGATGCATATTAAGGGAGGCCCCAATACCTGCGGGCGGTAACCGCACCTTTCTACAGAGCGGGTAACAAAAATGACAGAAACCAAAATATAAACTAAAGAGAAGTGATAAGAACTGGGGAATATGAACAGTTCATGGAAGGAAATATGTGATGTGTTTTTAGCATCGTGGCACAAGAAGTACCGTTAAATTGCCTTATCTTTGCTATATTACTTTGTAAGGACTACCATACATGTACACATGTAATCTTTAATCTGGTACATATATCTCTGAATCGTTTGTTTGGTACATGTAGcctttttttaatgatgCCCAGAAATCATTTAAACGTCACATAGTTTCTTAAACTTTAACATCaaagattaaaaaaataaaagtaggCAGCTTCAAAGCTCCGAGACAAGaccaaaatattaaaaaaaggttGAAGAGAGAACAAAACacctgaaaaaaaagaaagatttcaCATTCCAACCTTGTCACTACTGCCAATCGTTTAAGAGAGTGTCTTTTTAACGGATATCCTTTACTTATTATTACATAGACCGTGATTTCGCAGTGTAAAGGATGGAACTCGATGGAAAATACATGTTATATAGGATCTTACTAATTAAAGCTTAAAAGCTTTTAGGCACAAATGTGTCGCATTCTGCGCCTTTTTTTAGCAGAGATGAGTAGCAAATGTGTGGATGCATCTATCGAGTCACATCTTTCTGCCAACTAACTAGTCGTCCGCGGAGTGGCTATTTCGTCGGGTTGTTCCCCACGGAAGCAAATGCTTCAAATCCAAGACCTCTCGCATTCCGCGGAATGGACATACCCTGATGGCATGATGTTCTCAGACACGTACCTACTAAGACTCGGATGAGTGTGGGCTCAGCGCACTACAGACTCATCGTTCCGTGGAAAGGTTGGTGcctgaaaaagaaaagatcaagcAGATCTGTCTGTATTCATACAGCTGTAATatgctaaaaaaaaagaagtttctCCACGGAACTCTCTTACACTGCAATACTTTATCTGTTGAACATAATCTAAATGTAAGAAAGACAACTCTGAGACATATAAAACTGTTACAGGTGCAACCCCTTCGTTCTTCACTTGAGACTCGTTTACCTTTGAATCACATGAAAAAGAGTACCATAAAGATACAAGTATACAACGACTGTGTCAGACGTTAGTCAACTTTATCTGATAACTATCAATTaaataacaaaagaaaaactttcggataaaaaaaaggccCTTCTAAGTTTTTCCATCTGCTCAATTCGAAAAACCTTAGATAAAATGCCCGAGGCCAAGCTCCCCAATAACGTCGATGATGTTACCAGCTGCTCCTCCGCCTCTTCTGCTGAAAGTGCCGCTGACTTGCACAACTACAATGGGTTCGATGAACATACAAAAGCTCGTATTCAAAAACTAGCAAGAACTTTGACCACAGAAAGTATGCAAAACTCAACACAATCGGTGTCTAATAAGAATGAAGCTCAATCCATCTTCTCCAGCAGTGTGAAAGGTGTTAACCCAATATTTTCCGATCCTGAAGCTCCAGGCTATGACCCAAGATTGGATCCTAActctgaaaatttttctagtGCCACCTGGGTTAAAAACATGGCTCGTCTAAGTGCAGAGGACCCTGACTTCTACAAGCCTTATTCCTTAGGTTGCGCCTGGAAGAACTTGAGTGCATCAGGTGCTTCCGCGGATGTTGCCTATCAATCTACCGTTCTTAATGTTCCTTACAAACTGCTGAAAAGTGGTGTGAGAATGCTGCAACAGTCCAAGGAAGCAAACAAATTCCAAATTCTAAAGCCCATGGACGGTTGTTTGAATCCAGGCGAATTACTGGTGGTTTTAGGTAGACCAGGTTCTGGTTGCACCACTTTGTTGAAATCTATCTCTTCAAACACTCACGGTTTTGATCTTGGTGCTGACACTGAATTATCTTACAGTGGTTACTCCGGTGACGATATCAGGAAGCATTTCCGTGGTGAAGTCGTCTACAACGCAGAAGCCGATATTCATCTACCTCATCTAACAGTCTTCGAAACATTAGTTACAGTGGCAAGATTAAAAACGCCCCAAAATCGTATCAAGGGCGTCGATAGAGAAAGCTATGCAAACCATTTAGCTGAAGTCGCAATGGCTACATACGGTCTATCACATACTAGAGACACAAAGGTCGGTAACGATATTGTTAGAGGTGTCTCCGGTGGTGAAAGAAAGCGTGTTTCCATCGCTGAAGTTTCCATTTGCGGGTCCAAATTTCAATGCTGGGATAACGCTACAAGAGGGTTGGATTCGGCCACCGCTTTAGAATTTATTCGTGCCCTGAAGACTCAAGCTGATATTTCTAATACATCTGCTACTGTCGCTATCTACCAATGTTCTCAAGACGCATACAATCTATTTAACAAAGTATGTGTCTTAGATGATGGATATCAGATTTACTATGGCCCAGGTGATAAAGCCaagaaatattttgaagatatggGATATGTGTGCCCAAAGAGACAAACAACCGCTGACTTTTTGACCTCTGTCACAAGTCCTTCAGAAAGAGTACTAAACAATGACATGCTGAAACGAGGCATTCGTATTCCACAAActccaaaagaaatgaatgaTTACTGGATAAAATCTCAAAACTACAAGGATTTAATGAAAGAAGTCGACCAACGTTTGGCAAGTAGTGACGAAGCCACTCGTGAAGCTATCAGGGAAGCACACATTGCTAAGCAATCAAACAAGGCAAGACCTTCTTCTCCTTACACCGTCAACTACATGATGCAAGTCAAATACCTGCTGATAAGAAATATGTGGAGACTGCGAAATAATATTGGATTTACATTGTTTATGATCCTGGGTAATTCAAGTATGGCTTTAATTTTGGGTTCAATGTTTTATAAGATCATGAAAAAGGGTGATACATCTACATTTTATTTCCGTGGATCTGCCATGTTTTTTGCTATCCTGTTTAATGCGTTTTCCTCCCTATTAgaaattttctctttgtatGAAGCCAGACCAATCACTGAAAAGCATAGAACATATTCGCTATATCACCCAAGTGCCGATGCGTTTGCATCAGTTCTTTCAGAAATACCTACGAAATTAATCATCGCTACCTgtttcaatattattttttatttcctaGTTGACTTCAGAAGAAATGCTggagttttctttttctacttATTAATTAATATTGTAGCAGTTTTCTCTATGTCCCATTTGTTTAGATTTGTTGGTTCGTTAACAAAGACGTTCTCAGAGGCTATGGTTCCCGCTTCCATGTTGTTACTGGCACTAGCTATGTATACCGGTTTCGCCattccaaagaagaagattttacGTTGGTCCAAATGGATTTGGTATATCAATCCTCTGGCTTACTTATTTGAGTCCCTGTTAATTAACGAGTTCCATGATAGGAAGTTCCCATGTGCTGAATATATTCCTCGTGGTCCGGCTTATGCTAACATAACTGGTACTGAATCTGTCTGCACTGTTGTTGGATCCATTCCTGGCCAAGATTATGTTCTGGGTGATGATTTTATCAAGGAAAGTTACCAATATTATCACAAAGACAAATGGCGTGGTTTCGGTATAGGTATGGCTtatgttgttttcttcttctttgtttacCTATTCTTATGTGAATACAATGAGGGTGCCAAACAGAAGGGTGAAATCTTAGTTTTCCCACGCAGTATAAttaagaagatgaagaaaagaggtgaattgaaggagaagaaTGTGAGTGACCCTGAGAACGTTGGCGAACCTAGTGATTTATCTAGTGATAGGAAAATGTTACAAGAAAGTTCTGAAGAGGAATCTGACACGTATGGAGATGTTGGTTTATCAAAGTCCGAAGCCATTTTTCACTGGAGAAACCTATGTTACGAGGTTCAAATCAAAACTGAAACAAGACGCATTTTAAACAATGTTGATGGTTGGGTCAAGCCAGGAACATTAACAGCCTTAATGGGTGCTTCTGGTGCTGGAAAAACTACTTTGTTGGACTGTTTAGCAGAAAGAGTTACCATGGGTGTTATTACTggtgatatttttgttgaCGGTATTCCTCGTGATAAATCTTTCCCAAGATCTATTGGTTATTGTCAACAACAAGATTTGCATTTGAAAACTGCTACTGTTAGAGAATCACTAAGATTCTCTGCTTATTTACGTCAACCTGCCGAAGTTtccattgaagaaaaagatagaTACGTTGAGGAAGTTATCAAGATTctggaaatggaaaaatatgCTGATGCAGTTGTCGGAATTGCAGGTGAAGGTTTAAATGTTGAACAAAGGAAGAGATTAACTATCGGTGTTGAACTGACTGCAAAACCAAAGTTATTGGTCTTTTTGGATGAACCAACCTCCGGTTTAGATTCTCAAACCGCTTGGTCAATCTGtcaattgatgaaaaaactagCAAACCACGGTCAAGCAATTCTATGTACTATCCATCAACCATCTGCTATCCTAATGCAAGAATTTGATCGTTTACTATTTATGCAACGTGGTGGTAAGACCGTTTATTTTGGAGATTTAGGTGAAGGTTGTAAAACTATGATTGATTACTTCGAAAATCACGGTGCCCATAAATGTCCTGAGAATGCAAACCCAGCCGAATGGATGTTAGAAGTTGTTGGTGCTGCTCCCGGTTCTCATGCGAGCCAAGATTATCACGAAGTTTGGAGGAATTCTGAAGAGTACAAGGCTATTCAATCTGAATTAGATTGGATGGAGAAGGAATTACCAAAGAAGTGCTCTTTGACTTCCTCTGAAGAGCAACATGAATTTTCACAATCAGTTTCTTATCAAACAAAATTGGTCAGTGTCCGTCTGTTCCAACAGTATTGGAGATCTCCTGAATACTTATGGTCCAAATTCATTCTAACTGTTTTCAATCAATTATTCATCGGttttactttcttcaaGGCTGGGACTTCACTACAAGGTTTACAGAATCAAATGTTAGCTGTGTTTATGTTTACGGTTATTTTCAATCCTATTTTGCAACAATATCTACCTGCTTTCGTTCAACAAAGAGATTTATACGAGGCTAGGGAACGTCCATCAAGAACCTTTTCTTGGATATCGTTCATTTTTGCTCAAATTTTAGTGGAAGTTCCATGGAATATATTAGCAGGTACCATTGCTTATTTTATTTACTACTACCCGATTGGGTTTTACTCAAATGCGTCAGCCGCTGGCCAGTTGCATGAAAGAGGTGCTTTGTTTTGGTTATTCTCTTGTGCTTTCTACGTTTACGTTGGTTCGATGGGTCTGCTTGTCATCTCGTTCAACCAAGTTGCAGAAAGTGCTGCTAATCTAGCATCTCTATTGTTTACTATGTCATTATCTTTCTGCGGTGTTATGACCACCCCTAGTGCGATGCCCAGATTTTGGATATTTATGTACAGAGTATCACCTTTGACTTACTTCATACAAGCTCTGCTAGCAGTGGGTGTCGCTAATGTGGACGTTAAATGTGCTGATTACgaattgttgaaattcACGCCCTCATCTGGTATGACATGTGGACAATATATGGAACCTTATTTAGAACTAGCCAAGACTGGTTATTTGACGGATGAAAATGCGACTGACTCTTGTAGTTTCTGCCAAATCTCCACAACCAACGCTTACTTAGCTAATGTCAATTCCTACTACAGCGAGAGATGGAGAAATTTCggtattttcatttgttaCATTGCATTCAATTATATCGCTGGTGTCTTTTTCTACTGGCTTGCAAGAGTGCCTAAAAAGAACGGCAAGCTTTCCAAAAAGTAATATATCTACGGTTTCAGCAAATAATTCCAAAGCATGGACTTTTTTAAATTAATTTTACATAAATATCACATAAAGTGCATAATTAcgagttttcttttttctcaattAAGTGAGTTTTCGATGTTTGTTTGTTTACTTGCGGCATGAATATATCGAGTCTTAGTGTCCGAAAAAATTCCTGAAGTTTTATTCCAAGATTATctcatcaatatttttctatGGGCATCTATATACGGCGTAGGAACATTATATCTTAACTGCGTCCTACagttgaaaagaaacaccGCGATGATTATACGTAAAGTATAAGATATATCCCATTGTTATCCGTCCGAATGACAAACCGTCTTCTCATATACGGGCTTATTTTGTGGGCTAGTATAATCGGATCCTTCGCATTAGACAGGAACGAAACTGACCAAGATACCAAGATAGATCTACACAATGCCACCGTGATCACTGATCGAGGTACAACGAATGCACAGAAAGAAGGCTCATCACCGCTATCTACCGGTTCTTTAAGAGGCCGTGATTTTGGACAGGCTACTAGAGTTGAGATACGGCAGGCTAAAGTACGAGAAGGCGATGGGAGGGAAGAGCAAAGCGTACTGACGCAACCTGCAAGCTCAATGAACCCCAGCCTTTCGAGTAACTCATTTTTGTCGTTTGATGAATGGAAGAAGGTTAAGTCGAAGGAACACTCAACAGGCCCTGATCGTCATCTTAGTCGCATGAGGGAGCCAATCGATCCATCCTGttataaagaaagagaatgTATAGGAGAAGAATTAGAAATAGATTTAGGGTTTCTGACTAACAAAGATGAATGGAGTGAAGGAGGAGAAGggtttcaaaaaatttttaatgaCGAAGAGGATATAAGAAAAGTATACAAGAAACAATTTAACTACGCATCTTTAGATTGCGCTGCAACCATTGTAAAAAGCAACTCAGAAGCAATTGGTGCTACTTCTATCTTGATTGAAAGCAAAGATAAGTATTTGCTGAATCCCTGTTCAGCTCCGCAGCAATTTGTTGTTATAGAGCTTTGCGAAGATATTCTAGTTGAGGAAATAGACATTGCTAATTACGAATTCTTTTCGTCaactttcaagaaattcagAGTATCAGTTTCTGATATAATGCCGGTGGTTAGGAACGAATGGACAATATTAGGGGAGTTTGAAGCAGAGAATTCAAGAGAACTAcaaaagtttcaaattaATAATCCTCAGATCTGGGCAAGCTACCTCAAAATTGAAGTATTATCTcattatgatgatgaattttaCTGTCCCATCTCTTTAATCAAAGTATATGGTAAGACCATGATGGATGAATTCAAAATCGATCAACTCAAAGCCCAAGAGGATAAAGAGCATCTTCTAGCAGTTAAAAGCATAAACAATttggatgaagaaagtaTTCCAGATGAATGTAAAAACGTGGGAACACATTTAGAAACTCTGAATACAAGTGCCGTGTCAGATATAACTGGGGTATTATCATGTACGTCTAAGCTTATTCCCttgaaatttgatgaatttttcaaggaGGTCGGCGCTTCCTTTTGTCCCCCCAAACAgatatcatcatcatcgccATCTTCTGCTGTTCCTGTAATCCCAGAAGAATCtatcttcaaaaacattATGAAAAGATTGTCTCAACTGGAGACCAATTCCAGTTTAACAGTTTCTTACATTGAAGAACAAAGCAAATTACTATCGAGATCATTTGAACAGCTTGAAATTGCTCATGAGGCAAAATTCGGTCATCTTGTCACGATGTTTAACGAGACAATGATGAATAATTTAGATCTGCTGAATAACTTTGCTAATCAACTAAAAGACCAATCATTACGTATAttagaagaacaaaaactgGAAAATGACAAATTTACCAATCGTCATTTACTACATTTAGAAAGattagaaaaggaagtgagttttcaaagaagaattgtttATGCATCATTTTTCGCTTTTGTGGGGTTGATATCTTATCTATTAATAACAAGAGAGCTCTACTTCGACGAtttcgaagaaaataaaaacgaTAATATCAGAAAAGTAGACATTGTCCAGCAAGCCATCAAATGAGGTATAAAGACGTTATAAACAGTTCCAACAATGTTTTGATCGGATTCGTAGCAGGGACTCAGGGTGAATGCACCTATATTTACATACAGAATGTTCcctaaaaaaatatcaaatgCTTTTATCTGTTTCTAATTATTCTACATACATAAACTATTTTAATCAGTTTCTAATAGTCTATGAAGGTAATTCACAGTTTCTTGGGGGGAAGCTATCCAGAGGGTGCATCCAGCCAATCTTGCCTTGAAATCGTTTGCTGAGCCCACCGGTGCAAACTGATCGCCAACATGCAAGGTTTCAGAGGGCTTGATAGGGGCTTCAGGATtataaaattgttgtagtgAACGAACACCAAGGTCTTTCCCTCCTATATCGCACCAAACATCACTACCACCGTCAAAACAACTAAATTGGATTCTTCTAGAAGGCGCAAAAGACTCTAAAGTGTTTTGAAGAGTTAGTACTATTTCCTCCAGCTGTTCTCGGTCAAGTTTAACTGGAACTTGTCTTTTGGAAGCCTCATCGTACCTTTCGCCTGGTACAATACCAACTGCTCTCACTTTACGAATAATAGCAATTTCTGAAGGTAAGTTTAATCTTTTTCTCAACCTGTTCAAAGTCCTCTCGGCGAAGTCCAAGGTCTTTTCCACGTCTTCGAGAGACCAGGCCTTCATCATAGGCAATAACCATTCCTCTTTGTCAATTTGTCTAAATCCAAAGTTATCCTCTTCTGGATCTTCATAATAACGGAAAAGATAACTTGATTCACCACCCATAATTGTTAAGTTCTCTTTTCGAGAAACTGGTATATCAGTTGAATCATGTAATGCCACAATTAGCCCCCTTAATCTGTTCTCATAGGTTTCAGCTTCATCATATCCAGCAGCGGTCACTATACCCACGTTGATGCCGTAGCGTAACAGCTTGAGTATATAAGGGATTACCGGGTTGGTGTAAACAAGAGACCCGCCATCTTCATACAAGGTAACATCTCCATCAAAAGTAACCAACCTCAAAACTTTACCATTATGCAAattctcttgttttttgAAGTGAAAGATCTGTGCAGTGTTTAGAATATGTCTGATATCATTGAAGCTTGGTGCCACCATTCTACGTGCAGAAATGGCCCTTTGTGAATCTTCCCATAAAAAAGCTTGCTCTAATGGAAGTTCTGTAAAAAATGTTCCTATTGATGGgaccaaaaggttcaaaCGTGATTGTCCCAGAATATTCAGGGATTGAGAAGAGGCGccatcttcaatttcatcttGATTGATGTTTCTGGAGTCAAATTCTATCTTATCCTTAATCAGCCCCTCAATATCTTTGAAGATATCTGCATACTGTGATCTTACACGTTGAGTTGTTGCCAAGTCATCATTGTAATCACCTTCATGAGAGACCGCATGAAGAACAAACGGTGAGGCCAATAGCCCCTTTACCCAATCTATAAACTCATCTTTGCGGTGACTCTTTAAATGATATTCTACCCTATACCTCGAAGACATTACTATATAGGTTAATATATGAAATCTTGTTAGTTTCTTGACTATGTAGGTGATATTGGACTTTCCTCGAGAAGcttcctttttttagtaCATTCTCTCACCTTTAAATTTTGATAAGTTAAGGGCGGCCCGTCTTACCAAACGTGACGACTGAAAAGATATGTGTTGAGAGATGATATAATAcaggaagaagatgaaaaattctacACCAACCGATAACTATGGATCAGTACATTATGCTCAAAAAGTTATCGTTGTAATAAGAAGCGAAAGGATAATGGTAATATTAattaaaacaaaacattAATTATGCTCAAAAGGAAGTAGAGATCAATGtaaagaataaaaagaaactacataaaaaaaagagaatacaATCAGGAAAAACCGAAGGAAGCGATTGTTAATTAATCTGATGTTAAGTCAACCACTTCTGAGTTATCTTGAGTCGATGCATTAAAGTCATTAGTTTGTGCCTGTGATTTATTCATTACGGCATGATTTGCTTGTGGTCTCCGTTTCATAAGGGTGGCATACGGATTCTTTGGAATGTAAATGGAAACATTAGAATGCCTTCTTTTCCTACTTCTTCCATCATCAGCATGTCCGGTGGCACTCACATGTATGTATGGAGGGGGTTGTGTCGCTGATGTAGTTCTTGTCGGTAGTTCCGTTTCTGCCTCCGAATTTTGTTCTACAGGGGGGATTACAGGCAAAGTACCTGGTATTCCCAGAAGATTACTATCATGCCCTGTAGTATTGTGGTTGGATCCGTAAAAACTCCTCTGCGCTTCTGTTTGATTAGTTAAGTTTTGTAAAACAGTCGGCAATAGTGGCGTTGAGGGCCCTCTATTGTAGAAAATCCTGCTGTCACCGTTTGTCGCCGTCACGAACGAATTAATACTGCTATTGTTTGTAGGTGTATCATTCATATTCGTATTCATACTTTGGTTTAAGAATGATTTCATCTGAAAAACATCTTGATATTGGTTTGGGTCGATAGAAGGAGAACCTTTGGGTGTTGAAGTATGATTAGGATTGTAGCCACTAGATCCTTCTGATTCCGAGGGAAATATATCTGCCCTTAATTGATCACTAGAAGGATACGCATACCTTGAGCAGTTCCTGCCAGCCGGAACAATGGCCTCATCGTCTGAGCTATCCAGAGATATTATTTCAGGTTCGTTGTGGTTCGAACAATTATTCATATTGGCATTGAACACGTTCCTACTATCATaatcttgttcttgtttaaCAGACTCCAGCATCTCGCTTTTTACATTGTTATTCTGATTGACATCATTCGTGATAACTGCGGAACTATCATGAACCGGTTTCCATGAACCATCAACAGATATCTCGACTTGttcaatatcttctttgCAATTCTGGATAATGCTGTTAACAAATTCCGAGATTTTTAACTGATTGAAATTTATAGAGCGTTGACAAATTGGACACTGCCATGTAGGAACTTGAGATTGAGAATGAAGAAACCAGAGTGCATCAAAACATTGGATATGCTTGCATTCTTCCGTTTTCGCCGGATACTTCATTCTTGTACACGATATAGGGCATTGCAAAGTCAACACTGTGGAAGTGGTGAtaatatcatcatcatcctgTTCGTTCAAGGTTCTTTTGATGTATGCTATTGTGGCCTGCTTAACGATTTTGGGCCTGTTcagaattttttccaaaagaattTCAGGTGAGAAAGTTTCCACTATAAAACAACTTAtagaatattctttatcGATGTTAAGATAATGTAAGTCTAATTGATTTACCTCCGGTGGTGATCTGAGGAAAGGTGTTAAGTTTGCAGGACTGCCTGTCCCATTCTGATTCTTTAAACCTTTCACGTTATCCTCTAGCTTATTTCCATTAAATACTAGTTCGCAGGGAT harbors:
- the ISN1 gene encoding IMP 5'-nucleotidase (similar to Saccharomyces cerevisiae ISN1 (YOR155C); ancestral locus Anc_5.501), giving the protein MSSRYRVEYHLKSHRKDEFIDWVKGLLASPFVLHAVSHEGDYNDDLATTQRVRSQYADIFKDIEGLIKDKIEFDSRNINQDEIEDGASSQSLNILGQSRLNLLVPSIGTFFTELPLEQAFLWEDSQRAISARRMVAPSFNDIRHILNTAQIFHFKKQENLHNGKVLRLVTFDGDVTLYEDGGSLVYTNPVIPYILKLLRYGINVGIVTAAGYDEAETYENRLRGLIVALHDSTDIPVSRKENLTIMGGESSYLFRYYEDPEEDNFGFRQIDKEEWLLPMMKAWSLEDVEKTLDFAERTLNRLRKRLNLPSEIAIIRKVRAVGIVPGERYDEASKRQVPVKLDREQLEEIVLTLQNTLESFAPSRRIQFSCFDGGSDVWCDIGGKDLGVRSLQQFYNPEAPIKPSETLHVGDQFAPVGSANDFKARLAGCTLWIASPQETVNYLHRLLETD
- the NFI1 gene encoding SUMO ligase NFI1 (similar to Saccharomyces cerevisiae SIZ1 (YDR409W) and NFI1 (YOR156C); ancestral locus Anc_5.509) is translated as MASVMSNNNSNNNSSYMFTNPLSSTGGGLINEIKDAINEMEQLKVVELKQICKSLDLSITGKKAVLQDRIKQFLRKSCDIGHIDPWRPKAIKILIAKVKINSSLPKYSNLWEALKTGAFKHPVASGQLPVTALQSATLPPISLQQVLSYTFTSPFYKTIAQIPDANKKLKQFVGRGCTKMKFKVSKSNHELLKSNKSYKLYLFSGYSIPLVYETVGNEAVDFPYPCELVFNGNKLEDNVKGLKNQNGTGSPANLTPFLRSPPEVNQLDLHYLNIDKEYSISCFIVETFSPEILLEKILNRPKIVKQATIAYIKRTLNEQDDDDIITTSTVLTLQCPISCTRMKYPAKTEECKHIQCFDALWFLHSQSQVPTWQCPICQRSINFNQLKISEFVNSIIQNCKEDIEQVEISVDGSWKPVHDSSAVITNDVNQNNNVKSEMLESVKQEQDYDSRNVFNANMNNCSNHNEPEIISLDSSDDEAIVPAGRNCSRYAYPSSDQLRADIFPSESEGSSGYNPNHTSTPKGSPSIDPNQYQDVFQMKSFLNQSMNTNMNDTPTNNSSINSFVTATNGDSRIFYNRGPSTPLLPTVLQNLTNQTEAQRSFYGSNHNTTGHDSNLLGIPGTLPVIPPVEQNSEAETELPTRTTSATQPPPYIHVSATGHADDGRSRKRRHSNVSIYIPKNPYATLMKRRPQANHAVMNKSQAQTNDFNASTQDNSEVVDLTSD